The genomic interval CTGCGCCGCGGCTGGGACTTCTACACCGCCTCGCACGACAGCACGAACAAGCCGAACGGCCTGCGCGGCGCGCTCTCCGAGCGCTACATCCGCCGCATCGTGCTGCTGCGCTTCGCAGGTCAGGACATGGGTGGCCAAGTCGAGCGGATACAGGTCCGGTCGGAGACGACGTGGGTGAAGGCCCCGTCGTGGAGCGACGAGAAGACCAACAACCGGCCCGCCCACCGGGTCCTCCCGTGGTGGTCGGTCACCGCGGCCGATCTGGCCGACGGTGCCCGTGCAGAGGGTTCGGAGGCGGTTCGGTGAGCGTCGTCGACAGCACTCTCGCGCGCGCCGTCCAGCGCGTCACTTCCACCGCCCTCGGCCCGTATCAGAGCGCCGTCGTCCGGATCGGGTTCTCCCTGACTTGGCTGCTCTTCCTGCTCCGCGAATTCCCGCACCGCCGTGAGCTGTACGGTCCCGACGGGCCCTGGAGCTGGGACATGGCCCAGCAACTCATAGCGAACAACCACGCCTTCACCGTGCTCATGTGGTCGGACAGCGGCGTCTGGTTCGAGATCGTGTACGGGCTCGCGGTCGTGTCCGCCGTGCTGCTGATGATCGGCTGGCGGACCCGCACGATGTCCGTTCTGTTCATGATCGGTGTGCTGTCGCTGCAGAACCGCAGCATCTTCATAGGGGACGGCGGCGACAACGTCATCCACCTGATGGCGATCTATCTGGTGCTGACGCGCTGCGGGCAGGTGTGGTCGCTGGATGCGCGGCGCGGGGGTGGGGACTGGGACGCGGGCGGTCGGGATGTTACGGACGGTGCCGACCGGGTCGGGGTCCTTCTGTGGTCCGTCCTCGGCGCCTTCCTCGCCGCCGTTTCGTTCATGGGCGTTCTGAGCTGGGGCTGGCTGCTGATCCTCTGGGGACTGTTGGCGGCGCAGGCCCTGTGGTGGGCCGCGGGCCGTTACGCGCCCGGTGAGCCGCGCATCCTGCTGGATGTCTTCGCCAACCTCGCGCACAACGCGGGCCTCTTCGTGATCATGGCGGAGGTCTGCTTCGTCTACGCGACCGCCGGCTGGTACAAGATCCAGGGCTCGCGCTGGCAGGACGGCACCGCGCTCTACTACCCGCTTCACCTCGACTACTTCTCGCCCTGGCCGGTGCTGTCCGGGCTGCTCGCCTCCAGCGGCGTGATCGTGATGCTGCTGACGTACGGGACGGTGGCCGTGCAGGTCGCCTTCCCCTTCACGCTGTTCAACCGGCGGGTCAAGAACGCCCTGCTCGCGGTCATGATCGCCGAGCATGCGGCCATTGCCGTGCTGCTCGGACTGCCCTTTTTCTCGCTCGCGATGATCGCCGCCGACGCGGTCTTCCTGCCGACGGGCTTCCTGCGGTGGATCGGCCGCTGGGTGGCTCGGGGGCGCGAGCGGCTGGGGATCGGGCGAGGGACGGGGATGCTGGGGCTTGGCGCCGCGGGCAAGGCGCGTGCCGAGTCCGAGCGGAGTTCTGTGGGCGCGGAGACGGACCGTACGCTCGTTGGGTGAGCAGCGAGATTTCTGACCCTGACTTTGATATTTCCGGCCCCGAGGTTCCCCTTCAGTACGACGAGGGGTTCGCGGCGCCCGAGATCGGCGTGGGCCCGCATCCTCGGCCGTGGCCGGAGGGGGAGCGGTACGACCCGGAGCTGCTCGCGAACGGCGACCGGCGCAATGTCGTCGATCCGTACCGCTACTGGCGGCGCGAGGCGATCGTTGCCGACCTGGACATGCGGCGCCACGACTTCCACGTTGCCGTGGAGAACTGGGGCCACGACTTCAATATCGGGTCCGTCGTGCGTACTGCGAACGCTTTCATGGCCAAGGAGATCCACATCGTGGGGCGGCGGCGCTGGAACCGGCGCGGTGCGATGGTCACCGACCGGTACCAGCATGTGCGCCATCACCCGGACACGGCGGAACTGACGGCTTGGGCCGCGGCGGAGGGGCTGCCGATCATCGGGATCGACAACCTGCCGGGTGCCGTGCCGCTGGAGCGGACCGAGCTGCCGCGGCGGTGCGTGCTGCTCTTCGGGCAGGAGGGGCCGGGGCTTACGGAGGAGGCGCGCAAGCACGCGGCGATGGTGTGCTCGATCGCGCAGTTCGGCTCTACGCGGTCGATCAACGCGGGGGCTGCGGCGGCGATCGCCATGCATGCGTGGGTGCAGCGGTACGCGGCGATTGCGGAGCCGGGTGTGTGAGGAGCGGCTGCCTGTAGGTGGGGGTGGGGCGCGGCTGTCGGCGCGTGCGGTGGGCCGGGATGGCGTGCGGGCGGGGCGCCTATGGCGGGCCTGTTCCCCTACCCACCCCTTCCCCGAACTGGGGGCTCCGCCCTCAGGCCCCACGAGGGGGAACGTGGGGGCTGACGCCCCCACACCTCCGGATGGGCCCGCTTCGTGGCGCAAGGCGACACGCCCGCCGTCCGGGTGTGTGGCCGGGCCGGCGTCGTGCCGGGCCTGCGGGCCAGCCCCCGTACGCCGGCCCATGTTGGCGTCGGCGTGTCCGTTACGCCTGCCTGCGTACCTCCACCACCCGGAAGCGGTTTGCTACGAATGCTCCGTCGCACAGGGCCGCGTTCGCTGCCGGGTTGCCGCCTGTTCCGTGGAAGTCGGAGAACGCGGCCGTCTGGTTGACGTACACCCCGCCCGTCAGGTTCAGCGACAGCTGTGCTGACTCCTCCAGGCAGACCTCCTCGATGGCGGCCTCAGTGACCTGCGACGTCGTGTACGCGCCCACCGTCATCGCGCCCTTCTCGCGGACCGTGCGGCGCAGCAGGTCCAGGCCGCCCTCCGTCGAGTCGACGGCGACCGCGAACGAGACCGGGCCGAAGCACTCGGACATGTATGCCGCATCCGCGTCCGGCTTGGTGCCGTCGAGCTTGACCATGACGGGCGTACGGACCACCGCTTCCGGGAAGTCCGGGTTCGTGACCTCCCTTGACGGGAGAGCCACTTCGCCGAGTCCCGCAGCAGCCTCCAGGCGGGCCTTTACGTCGGGGTTCACGAGTGCGCCCAGCAGTGCGTTCGCGCGGGCGTCGTCGCCCAGCAGGCCGGCGATCGAGGCCGCGAGGTCGGCGACCACCTCGTCGTAGGACTTCGCGCCCGCGTCCGTCATGATCCCGTCCCGCGGGATCAGGAGGTTCTGCGGTGTGGTGCACATCTGGCCGCTGTAGAGGGACAGGGAGAACGCCAGGTTGGACAGCATCCCCTTGTAGTTGTCCGTCGAGTCGATGACGACCGTGTTGACGCCGGCCTTCTCCGTGTAGACCTGCGCCTGGCGGGCGTTGGCCTCCAGCCAGTCGCCGAACGCCGTCGACCCCGTGTAGTCGATGATTTTGATCTCGGGGCGGACCGCGAGGGACTTGGCAATGCCCTCTCCGGGCCGCTCGGCGGCCAGTGCGACCAGGTTCCGGTCGAAGCCCGTCTCCGCCAGCACCTCGCG from Streptomyces spiramyceticus carries:
- a CDS encoding HTTM domain-containing protein; translated protein: MSVVDSTLARAVQRVTSTALGPYQSAVVRIGFSLTWLLFLLREFPHRRELYGPDGPWSWDMAQQLIANNHAFTVLMWSDSGVWFEIVYGLAVVSAVLLMIGWRTRTMSVLFMIGVLSLQNRSIFIGDGGDNVIHLMAIYLVLTRCGQVWSLDARRGGGDWDAGGRDVTDGADRVGVLLWSVLGAFLAAVSFMGVLSWGWLLILWGLLAAQALWWAAGRYAPGEPRILLDVFANLAHNAGLFVIMAEVCFVYATAGWYKIQGSRWQDGTALYYPLHLDYFSPWPVLSGLLASSGVIVMLLTYGTVAVQVAFPFTLFNRRVKNALLAVMIAEHAAIAVLLGLPFFSLAMIAADAVFLPTGFLRWIGRWVARGRERLGIGRGTGMLGLGAAGKARAESERSSVGAETDRTLVG
- a CDS encoding TrmH family RNA methyltransferase, with amino-acid sequence MSSEISDPDFDISGPEVPLQYDEGFAAPEIGVGPHPRPWPEGERYDPELLANGDRRNVVDPYRYWRREAIVADLDMRRHDFHVAVENWGHDFNIGSVVRTANAFMAKEIHIVGRRRWNRRGAMVTDRYQHVRHHPDTAELTAWAAAEGLPIIGIDNLPGAVPLERTELPRRCVLLFGQEGPGLTEEARKHAAMVCSIAQFGSTRSINAGAAAAIAMHAWVQRYAAIAEPGV
- the paaN gene encoding phenylacetic acid degradation protein PaaN; translated protein: MAAELTTPQLSEKHRTTLDKALDVIRTREYWSPHPEHPKAYGENGSLSAAEGLAAFQSLHGSRFELDQPGTDGWTGGEVSPYGPELGIEYPHADIDVLLPAMRAGMTAWREAGADTRALVCLEILSRISARTHEFAHAVMHTSGQAFMMAFQAGGPHAQDRGLEAVAYAYAEQARTPGFADWSKPQGKRDPLDLKKSFTAVPRGISLLIGCNTFPTWNGYPGLFASLATGNPVLVKPHPRAVLPLALTVQVAREVLAETGFDRNLVALAAERPGEGIAKSLAVRPEIKIIDYTGSTAFGDWLEANARQAQVYTEKAGVNTVVIDSTDNYKGMLSNLAFSLSLYSGQMCTTPQNLLIPRDGIMTDAGAKSYDEVVADLAASIAGLLGDDARANALLGALVNPDVKARLEAAAGLGEVALPSREVTNPDFPEAVVRTPVMVKLDGTKPDADAAYMSECFGPVSFAVAVDSTEGGLDLLRRTVREKGAMTVGAYTTSQVTEAAIEEVCLEESAQLSLNLTGGVYVNQTAAFSDFHGTGGNPAANAALCDGAFVANRFRVVEVRRQA